The sequence TATCATTGCGGTTGAGTGCGAAATGGCAATGCAGCAAAGCGAGCTGATTTTGTACAAAGTCACCGATCGTGGCGATACCATTGAGAGCAGATTGCTTCCGCTGGAGCAGTTCTATTTTGTCCAGACCGAAGAGGATGTCAGAAAGTTACATGCTAAGCGGACTGGAGATGTCTACGCCGAGCTGAAAGACGAAGGTCATTTCATCACGTTCACCGATCCATTGATATACGGAAGCATCAGCTATACCGGTAAAAACAAGAATAGAGTTGTTATCGAAAAACGCTACCGAGGCGTGGGTGGCTGCGGCCTCCTCACCATCCACGATGTGAGCGGTGACTGCCCCAAGGTAGTGGAGTTCCGGGCCAAGACCTATTGCTCGGCCAACTATGTTCCGCCGGAGAAATGGAAGCTCTACCCGGCCAAGGTGCGCGCCAAATGGCGCGGTGCACCCAATCCCCTGCGGGAAAATTGGAAGAACAAAGATCAGTGCCGTTAACGCAGTTTCCTACCAGCTGCATAATCGTCAAACAGTCCAGTCCACTCTCATGCAAGCAGGTCTTCCTATCGCTGTTCGACGACGGTGATGGGTGTGTTCACAATGCCCGCATAAACGACGATAATCTCCGCTGGAACGTTTCCTTCGTTGATGCCGTAGTGCCACGTGTTCACCACCTCGACGATGGGATCCCCTGCCTTGAGATGCAGTACTTTTCCATCTGCAGTGACGACCGTGAACTGCCCGGTCAGCAGCACGCCGGCATTGATCACCGGATGAGTGTGCGTATCGAGCCTGGTCCCGGGAGGAATGCTGATCCGCAGAATTGTGATCTCGGGCTGGCCTTGCGGGTACTCGGGCAACAAAGCACTATTCCAGCTCCGGGTGGTTTTGACGAGCTGCCTTGTGACGGTCGACGGTGCACTCGCCTGCTGACTGCACTGAACCATGCCGCAGCCGGACTGAAGCAGAAGGACAATCGAAAGCGTTGCGAGGATACGAAAGGGTCGTTGTATCATTGGAGCACCTTTTCTCCTGTTAGATTCTGCGTGTCTGCAGACACAGGCTGATGATGAACAATTGATATCCTGCTTGTCTTTTCGCAGATTCTACAACGACCCGGAGAGAACGACAAGCCCCCTCTTCAGCGCACGAATACAGGGACGCAGCGTGGCTGCTTCTTAGCTTGCTGCTCTCGAATGGCCTTGCGGGCTAGTCCAAGGACAGATATGAAGTCATTTCTGACAAGTCGATCTCTTCTTCGCCGTCCTTGCTGTATTTCAGGACCTTGTTATCGAAATCCCCGGCATCGATTTTCTTCTGGACCCATTTCTTCCACGTCTCTCTCTGTGACGAAGCAATAGCGTTGAAATCTCGCGTCCCGCCAACGCGAGTCAGTGCCTCATCTGTTATCCAGACGCAGTAGTTACATTTCTTCTCCGATTTTTCCGAGACAACGTAGAAATACTGAAAATGCTTACTCTCAGGCTTCAGGCCGTCGCGGATCTCGTACCCTTTGTAGGACCAGTGCTGTTCCATCGTCTTTTCCTTTCTCGCAACAGGTTTAATGCTTCTATCAAAATATAGGAAGGGCGAAGGGAAAAATCCAGGGGGCAACTCGCCAAATAACTCTTGATCGAGGCAGAAGGCCCTGATACGATACGCCATGCCTGTCGCGCCCGTTCCGGACGCCTCTGATGTGATTCACCCACCATATCGCATCATACCGAATATGCAGATTAGCGTTTGTCTGTGGAGTACAGACGTCACTCAGCCTTAACATCGACCCGGAGTTTCAGGCAGTCTACGGGTTTTCATTCGTCATAGCGGCAGAGGTGGTCCTCACAGGCGCAGCGCTCTGCTCGGGTCTTGTTGCCTTGCGCAGGTACCCCTGTGTGGGCTTCGGCATACTCTGGTTTCTCGTCCACACCCTGGCAGTCTACGCAGTAGCAGCCCGCACGGACGTGATCAACGAAAGGCACCTCTACCTGGGAGGCTGGGGACTCTTTCTTCTCTTCGGGATGCTGCTCGGACGCTTGTCTGCTGTGCGGCCGGTGCAAAGCAAGCTCCTGCTGGTATCCGCCTGCTGTATCGCGCTTCGTCTTGCTAGTACAACGCTGGCGCGCAACCGCGCCTATAAAACTGAACTCGCCCTCTGGCAGGATACAATAAAAAAAGTCACCAGACAAAGCGCGGGTACACAACAACCTGGGATATGCGTACTACCTCGCGGGCGACCTCGCAAAAGCAAGGGAGCACTATGCAACGGCATTACAGCTCAACCCGGCATCGGTCGCTTCGCTCAATAATCTTTTGCTGTTGGACAGCTTCTCAGAAGAGAAGCAAGATAGCGACGGCTAACTAACTGCTTCTGCTCATTCACGCAAGATCGAACTTCAACTCGCCGAGTTTCTCAATGCTGCAGGCGACTGTATCGCCAACATTCAGCCACTCCTGCTGTTCTTTAGGTTTACCCACGATGACGCCTTCCGGAGTACCGGTAAAAATAATGTCACCGGGTTTGAGAGTCATGTGGCGAGAAATGAAGCTGACCAGCTGCGGGCTGCTATAGATCATGTCACTCGTGTTCGAGGACTGGCGCGTCTCGCCATTCACCCGACATTCAAGCTTCAGATTGTCCGGATCGACCTGGTCGGCTGTAACGAGATACGGGCCTACGGGAGCGAACTGGTCCGGCGTCTTGCCGATCATCCACTGGCCGCCCGTCTCCAGCTGCAGATCGCGGGCTGAGAAATCGTTTCCGATGGTGTAGCCGGCCACGTAGGAAAGGGCATCGGCCTCGCCTACATTCTTTGCCTCGCGGCCTATCACGATGACCAGCTCGACCTCATAATCGAATTTCTTCGCAACCTCCACCGGCAACCTGACGGTGCCGTTGTGGCAGGCGAGCGCATTGTTGTATTTGTTGAAAAGGATCGGCTGCTTCGGTATCGGGGCTCCGACTTCGGCAGCGTGCCGACGGTAGTTGAGGCCTATGCAGATGATCTTTTCCGGGCGCGTCACAACCGGCCCGTAGGCAATTGTTCCTTCCTTGAAGAATGCTTTTTGTGCGGAGCGCGACGTGAGAGCCGCGGCCACAAGAGCATTCAGCCTTGGTCCTTCCTCGTTCTGAAGCAGGTCGTCTACGGTCGCCGGGGCGCGCATGCGAAGGAGCCTGGCCGCAACCTGCACATCCAGAATACCCTTGTCCGTCTTGACGCCGAGCCGATATTTTTTGTCGCGGCGAATAGTCAGCAGAATCACGCCGCGCGCCATGCCGCGCTCTGTGGCCCGCTTCTTCCCACCCCTCAAGAAATCTCTCCCATCCTCATCCATACCATCCCACCCTGCCCTTTCATGGTGTTTGTGCGAAGCTCGCGTCGTTGAACCTATTGGCAGAATTGGTTCATAAGGTACTCTTCGGCGCTGTCCTGATACACTTTGGTCCACGGGCTCGCTTGAGCAAAATTGCGGGTCATTCCTTCGCGGTAGGTCACACGGACTTCCAGACTGTGGTACCGAGCTTCC comes from Syntrophorhabdales bacterium and encodes:
- a CDS encoding fumarylacetoacetate hydrolase family protein, translated to MDEDGRDFLRGGKKRATERGMARGVILLTIRRDKKYRLGVKTDKGILDVQVAARLLRMRAPATVDDLLQNEEGPRLNALVAAALTSRSAQKAFFKEGTIAYGPVVTRPEKIICIGLNYRRHAAEVGAPIPKQPILFNKYNNALACHNGTVRLPVEVAKKFDYEVELVIVIGREAKNVGEADALSYVAGYTIGNDFSARDLQLETGGQWMIGKTPDQFAPVGPYLVTADQVDPDNLKLECRVNGETRQSSNTSDMIYSSPQLVSFISRHMTLKPGDIIFTGTPEGVIVGKPKEQQEWLNVGDTVACSIEKLGELKFDLA
- a CDS encoding cupin domain-containing protein, which gives rise to MIQRPFRILATLSIVLLLQSGCGMVQCSQQASAPSTVTRQLVKTTRSWNSALLPEYPQGQPEITILRISIPPGTRLDTHTHPVINAGVLLTGQFTVVTADGKVLHLKAGDPIVEVVNTWHYGINEGNVPAEIIVVYAGIVNTPITVVEQR